A single genomic interval of Mycolicibacterium holsaticum DSM 44478 = JCM 12374 harbors:
- a CDS encoding TetR/AcrR family transcriptional regulator, with the protein MSARGRPRDPTLDTAILAAALELFMAHGISVMSIEQVAKRAGVGKPTIYRRWSAKERLVADAIEALVDADISWPDIDEIAATPPQQLVRRNIDAAARTAADPAFRALVAQIYGSAVTHPALMQTYWTHYIMPRRSLTMAVLARAQADGAVAPDADLDVIVDMLAGAVTYRVLQPDPPNFRQMKRYLTAVYRQVGLLP; encoded by the coding sequence ATGTCGGCCCGGGGTCGTCCGCGTGACCCGACACTGGACACCGCGATCCTGGCCGCCGCGCTGGAACTGTTCATGGCCCACGGTATTTCGGTGATGAGCATCGAGCAGGTCGCTAAACGCGCCGGTGTCGGCAAACCGACCATCTACCGGCGATGGTCGGCCAAGGAGCGGTTGGTCGCCGACGCGATCGAGGCGTTGGTCGACGCGGACATCAGCTGGCCGGACATCGACGAGATCGCCGCGACGCCGCCGCAGCAACTGGTGAGACGCAATATCGACGCCGCGGCCCGCACCGCTGCCGACCCGGCCTTCCGCGCGCTGGTCGCCCAGATCTACGGCTCGGCCGTGACCCATCCCGCGTTGATGCAGACCTACTGGACGCACTACATCATGCCCCGTCGCAGTTTGACGATGGCCGTGCTGGCACGTGCGCAGGCCGACGGCGCCGTGGCGCCCGACGCCGATCTGGACGTCATCGTCGACATGCTCGCGGGCGCGGTGACATACCGGGTGCTGCAACCCGATCCACCCAACTTCCGGCAGATGAAGCGCTACCTCACCGCCGTGTACCGACAGGTCGGGTTGCTGCCCTGA
- a CDS encoding TetR/AcrR family transcriptional regulator produces MKADLSSVDKPPGAGRPRDRRIDAAILRATADLLVEIGYSNLTMAAVAERAGTTKTALYRRWSSKAELVHEAAFPAAPTAIATPPGDITADIRAMIAAARDVFTSPLVRAALPGLIADMDADAELNARVMERFTELFAAVGMRLADAVKRGEVHPDVDPDRLVEVIGGATLLRVLLRPDGSLGDDWVEQTTAILVHGVVA; encoded by the coding sequence ATGAAAGCAGACCTGTCATCGGTTGACAAGCCCCCGGGCGCCGGGCGGCCCCGGGATCGCCGTATCGACGCTGCCATCTTGCGCGCCACCGCGGATCTGCTGGTGGAAATCGGCTATTCCAACCTCACGATGGCCGCCGTCGCCGAGCGGGCGGGTACCACCAAGACCGCGTTGTACCGCCGGTGGTCCAGCAAGGCCGAGCTGGTGCACGAGGCCGCGTTTCCCGCCGCGCCCACCGCGATCGCGACGCCGCCGGGGGATATCACCGCCGACATCCGCGCGATGATCGCCGCCGCGCGCGACGTCTTCACCAGCCCCCTGGTGCGCGCCGCCCTTCCCGGGCTGATCGCCGACATGGACGCCGACGCCGAGCTGAACGCCAGGGTGATGGAGCGGTTCACCGAACTGTTCGCCGCGGTCGGCATGCGGCTGGCCGACGCCGTGAAGCGCGGCGAGGTGCATCCCGACGTCGACCCCGACCGGCTGGTCGAGGTGATCGGCGGAGCCACCCTGCTTCGCGTGCTGCTGCGGCCCGACGGATCCCTCGGCGACGACTGGGTCGAACAAACCACCGCCATCCTGGTGCACGGTGTGGTGGCATAG
- a CDS encoding flavin-containing monooxygenase — MSGDERLREEQTGTDERLREEQTGTDERLREEQADYSDVLIIGAGISGIGAAYRVQEKNPKASYTLLERRARIGGTWDLHRYPGIRSDSDIITLSYPFEPWTRPENVADGPDIRDYLEQTAQKHGIDRHIRFNTRVLSADWDSTADTWTVRTEQDGAPKTYRARFLFFGTGYYNYDEPYRPDFPGLEEFSGDVVHPQHWPESLDYAGKRIVVIGSGATAVSMIPTLTESAGHVTMLQRSPTYMLSTQRINPVVQAFRKVLPKRAAYRAARFYNTLFTVFVYGFARIAPKLSRRYIRSNAKRNLPEGYPVDVHFNPRYDPWDQRLCAMLDNDFYEVISAGRLDVVTDQIDHIDATGIVLRSGERIDADVIVTATGIQLQALGGVALSIDGAEFKPQDRFVYKEHMLEDVPNLAWCVGYINASWTLRADLTARAFARLIAYMDAHRYTHAYPHLGERPMAEKPAWNINAGYVQRAGHVLPKSGTERPWNVRHNYVLDAIDHRFDRIEESMVFGRVSVAQPTAS, encoded by the coding sequence ATGAGTGGCGATGAGCGCTTGCGCGAAGAGCAGACCGGTACCGATGAGCGCTTGCGCGAAGAGCAGACCGGTACCGATGAGCGCTTGCGCGAAGAGCAGGCTGACTACTCCGACGTGCTGATCATCGGTGCGGGGATCTCCGGGATCGGCGCCGCCTACCGCGTGCAGGAGAAGAACCCGAAGGCGTCCTACACCCTGCTGGAGCGGCGCGCGCGGATTGGCGGGACGTGGGATCTGCACCGCTACCCGGGCATCCGCTCCGACAGCGACATCATCACGCTGAGCTACCCCTTCGAGCCGTGGACCCGTCCGGAGAACGTGGCCGACGGACCCGACATCCGCGACTACCTCGAGCAGACCGCCCAAAAGCACGGCATCGACAGGCACATCCGGTTCAACACCCGGGTGCTGTCGGCGGACTGGGATTCGACCGCCGACACGTGGACGGTGCGGACCGAGCAGGACGGCGCACCGAAGACCTACCGGGCGCGGTTCCTGTTCTTCGGCACCGGATACTACAACTACGACGAACCGTACCGGCCGGATTTCCCCGGCCTCGAGGAATTCTCCGGCGACGTGGTGCATCCGCAGCACTGGCCCGAGTCGCTGGACTACGCGGGTAAGCGCATCGTGGTGATCGGCAGCGGCGCGACCGCGGTCAGCATGATCCCGACCCTGACCGAAAGCGCCGGTCACGTGACCATGCTGCAGCGGTCACCGACCTACATGTTGTCGACCCAGCGCATCAACCCGGTGGTGCAGGCGTTCCGTAAGGTGCTGCCGAAGCGGGCCGCGTACCGCGCTGCGCGGTTCTACAACACGCTGTTCACCGTCTTCGTCTACGGGTTCGCCCGGATCGCGCCGAAGCTCAGCAGGCGCTACATCCGCAGCAACGCCAAGCGCAACCTGCCCGAGGGTTATCCGGTCGACGTGCACTTCAATCCCCGCTACGACCCGTGGGACCAACGGCTGTGCGCCATGCTGGACAACGACTTCTACGAGGTGATCAGCGCAGGTCGCCTGGACGTGGTGACCGACCAGATCGATCACATCGACGCCACCGGAATCGTGCTGCGGTCGGGGGAGCGGATCGACGCCGACGTGATCGTCACCGCGACGGGCATCCAGTTGCAGGCGCTCGGCGGGGTTGCGCTGAGCATCGACGGGGCGGAGTTCAAGCCGCAGGACCGGTTCGTCTACAAGGAGCACATGCTCGAGGACGTGCCGAACCTGGCCTGGTGCGTCGGCTACATCAACGCCTCGTGGACGCTGCGCGCCGACCTCACCGCCCGCGCGTTCGCCAGGCTGATCGCCTACATGGACGCCCACCGCTACACCCACGCCTACCCGCATCTGGGCGAGCGGCCGATGGCCGAGAAACCGGCGTGGAACATCAACGCCGGCTACGTGCAGCGCGCGGGCCACGTGCTCCCGAAGTCGGGTACCGAACGGCCCTGGAACGTGCGGCACAACTACGTGCTGGACGCCATCGACCACCGCTTCGACCGCATCGAGGAGTCCATGGTGTTCGGCCGGGTCAGCGTCGCACAGCCGACGGCCAGCTGA
- a CDS encoding FAD-dependent monooxygenase: MAQPEVLVAGAGPAGLALACGLLLQGVDVRVVDKASGPATTSRANFLHARGSEVLDRLGALGDLPQRSVRAMRITSYLAGKPVLRLRFGDPGMDTAAPPMVISQASVEAALRDRLTELGGTIEWHTPLVDLRQHDGEVVATLGTGEDVHPRWLVGCDGAGSTTRRLADIGFPGVKLSERFLLADVGLDWNLDRSGTTGWIHPDGMIGAMPMPDDLWRVIAYDPGQPTEKPTDAEILARLQRILPERTGHEVRVTATEWLSMFQVHRRLADTYRRGRVLIAGDAAHTHAPFGGQGMLTGFGDVENLAWKLALVVGRRADAALLDTYEAERRPLATEVLRDTSAITKVNIAQGPVGRFLRDRVMVPLVNLPRVQRSVTYRTSQLWVSYRRGPLAEKSWWTQNPRPGDRIADVDCRRADGEPTRLYAELGRRWALLAGGGGEALIATAQRHLGEHVVALRRAEPDRTETMLIRPDGHLAWRGRAEPKLAGWLHRALGRGHLR, from the coding sequence ATGGCACAGCCGGAGGTGCTCGTGGCCGGCGCGGGTCCCGCCGGGTTGGCGTTGGCGTGCGGGCTCCTGCTGCAGGGGGTCGACGTGCGCGTCGTCGACAAGGCGAGCGGCCCGGCGACGACGTCACGGGCCAACTTCCTGCACGCGCGGGGCTCTGAGGTCCTCGATCGGCTGGGTGCTCTGGGTGATCTGCCGCAGCGTTCGGTGCGCGCCATGCGCATCACCAGCTATCTGGCCGGTAAGCCGGTCTTGCGCCTGCGCTTCGGCGATCCCGGAATGGACACCGCCGCACCGCCGATGGTGATCTCTCAGGCCAGCGTCGAGGCGGCGCTGAGGGACCGGTTGACAGAACTCGGCGGCACCATCGAATGGCATACCCCGCTGGTGGACCTGCGTCAGCACGACGGGGAAGTGGTTGCCACGCTCGGTACCGGTGAGGATGTGCACCCACGCTGGTTGGTCGGCTGCGACGGTGCGGGCAGCACCACGCGCCGACTTGCCGACATCGGGTTTCCCGGCGTGAAGCTCTCCGAACGGTTTCTGCTCGCCGACGTGGGATTGGACTGGAACCTCGACCGGTCAGGCACCACCGGCTGGATCCATCCGGACGGGATGATCGGCGCGATGCCGATGCCCGACGACCTGTGGCGCGTCATCGCCTACGATCCCGGCCAACCTACCGAAAAGCCCACGGACGCCGAAATTCTCGCCCGGCTGCAACGCATCCTGCCCGAACGCACCGGCCACGAAGTGCGGGTCACCGCCACCGAGTGGTTGTCGATGTTCCAGGTGCACCGCCGACTCGCCGACACCTATCGCCGGGGCCGCGTGCTGATCGCCGGCGACGCCGCGCACACCCACGCGCCGTTCGGCGGGCAGGGCATGCTGACCGGGTTCGGCGACGTCGAAAACCTCGCATGGAAGTTGGCTCTTGTGGTCGGCCGGCGCGCCGACGCCGCGCTCTTGGACACGTACGAGGCGGAGCGACGCCCGTTGGCCACCGAGGTCCTGCGCGATACCAGCGCCATCACCAAGGTCAACATCGCGCAGGGCCCCGTCGGTAGGTTTCTGCGCGACCGGGTGATGGTGCCATTGGTCAACCTGCCGCGGGTGCAGCGCTCGGTGACGTACCGAACCTCGCAGCTGTGGGTGAGTTACCGGCGCGGGCCGCTGGCCGAAAAGAGTTGGTGGACACAGAATCCGCGGCCGGGCGACCGGATCGCCGACGTCGACTGCCGACGCGCCGACGGGGAACCGACCCGGTTGTACGCCGAACTCGGCCGACGATGGGCGCTGCTGGCAGGTGGTGGCGGCGAGGCGCTGATCGCGACGGCGCAACGTCACCTCGGCGAGCACGTCGTCGCGCTGCGCCGCGCCGAGCCGGATCGCACCGAAACCATGTTGATTCGGCCCGACGGGCACCTGGCCTGGCGCGGCCGGGCCGAGCCGAAGTTGGCCGGATGGCTGCACCGGGCGTTGGGTAGGGGGCACCTGCGGTGA
- the nuoN gene encoding NADH-quinone oxidoreductase subunit NuoN, producing the protein MTLSPPVVEYDLVSPMLIVFGVAVAGVLIEALLPRHRRYAIQLTLSLGGLAAALVAVVLLARDMGGTVGRSAVMGAVVIDAPALFLQGTILLVGVLGILLIAERRVPALADAEGGHRGLDGFTPQASAVPGDVAERLATKAGVIQTEVFPLTMFAIGGMLLFPASDDLLSLFVALEVLSLPLYLLCGLARRRRLMSQEAALKYFLLGAFSSAFFIYGVAMLYGYAGTLDLRGIASVIEAGSGKTSLALIGIALLLVGVLFKIGAVPFHSWVPDVYQGAPTAITAFMAAATKIAAFGVMLRIFYVAFPALHDYWRPALWAVAILTMVIATVAAITQADVKRMLAYSAVSHTGFILTGVIAGNQAGVSSTLFYLVAYGFNTVGAFAVVGLVRNSADEEDTAMARWAGLGRRHPVVAVVFSLFLLAFAGIPLTSGFVSKFAVFKAAAEGGAMPLVIVGVIASAVAAYFYVRVIVLMFFTEPPEDPPTVVVPSMLSTAVVTVTAAVTFALGALPQPLLDLANNADQFLS; encoded by the coding sequence ATGACCCTCTCCCCGCCGGTCGTCGAATACGACCTGGTCTCCCCGATGCTCATCGTCTTCGGGGTGGCCGTCGCCGGTGTCCTCATCGAAGCGTTGCTGCCTCGGCATCGCCGCTACGCCATCCAACTCACGCTCAGCCTCGGCGGGCTGGCCGCCGCGCTGGTGGCGGTGGTGCTGTTGGCGCGCGACATGGGTGGCACCGTCGGACGCTCGGCGGTGATGGGCGCCGTCGTCATCGATGCGCCCGCGCTGTTCTTACAGGGCACCATTCTGCTCGTCGGTGTGCTGGGCATCCTGCTGATCGCCGAGCGACGCGTCCCCGCGCTGGCCGACGCCGAGGGCGGGCACCGCGGTCTAGACGGCTTCACACCGCAGGCCTCCGCGGTGCCGGGCGACGTCGCCGAGCGGTTGGCCACCAAGGCGGGCGTCATCCAGACCGAGGTGTTCCCGCTGACCATGTTCGCCATCGGCGGCATGCTGCTGTTCCCGGCGTCCGACGATCTGCTGAGCCTGTTCGTCGCGCTCGAAGTGCTGTCGCTGCCGCTGTACCTGTTGTGCGGGCTGGCCCGACGGCGTCGCCTGATGTCGCAGGAAGCGGCGCTGAAATATTTTCTGCTGGGTGCGTTTTCGTCGGCGTTCTTCATCTACGGCGTGGCGATGCTCTACGGCTACGCCGGGACGCTGGACCTGCGCGGTATCGCCTCGGTGATCGAGGCCGGGTCGGGCAAGACCTCGTTGGCGCTGATCGGCATCGCGCTGCTGCTGGTCGGCGTGCTGTTCAAAATCGGTGCGGTGCCGTTCCACTCGTGGGTTCCCGACGTCTATCAAGGGGCGCCCACCGCGATCACCGCGTTCATGGCCGCGGCCACCAAGATCGCCGCGTTCGGCGTGATGTTGCGGATCTTCTACGTCGCATTCCCCGCACTGCACGATTACTGGCGGCCTGCGCTGTGGGCGGTGGCGATCCTCACCATGGTGATCGCGACCGTGGCCGCGATAACCCAGGCCGACGTCAAACGCATGTTGGCGTATTCGGCGGTGTCCCATACCGGTTTCATCCTCACCGGGGTGATCGCCGGTAACCAGGCCGGAGTGTCATCGACGTTGTTCTACCTGGTGGCATACGGTTTCAACACCGTCGGCGCGTTCGCGGTGGTGGGCTTGGTGCGCAACTCCGCGGACGAGGAGGACACCGCGATGGCCCGGTGGGCGGGTCTGGGTCGGCGGCATCCGGTGGTGGCAGTCGTCTTCTCACTGTTTCTGCTTGCGTTCGCCGGTATTCCACTGACCAGCGGCTTCGTCAGCAAGTTCGCGGTGTTCAAGGCCGCAGCCGAAGGCGGTGCGATGCCGCTGGTCATCGTCGGCGTCATCGCCAGCGCCGTGGCAGCGTACTTCTATGTGCGGGTGATCGTGTTGATGTTCTTCACCGAACCGCCCGAGGATCCGCCGACGGTGGTGGTTCCCAGCATGCTGAGCACCGCTGTCGTCACAGTGACGGCGGCAGTCACCTTCGCGCTCGGCGCGCTGCCGCAACCGCTGCTGGATCTGGCGAACAACGCCGATCAGTTCTTGAGCTGA
- a CDS encoding PIG-L deacetylase family protein, whose product MLAVQPFPSDWRTCLVLVPHPDDPEYGICAAVAKWTSAGKTVRYALACRGERGIAGMAPEQAGPLREIEQRRSAAIVGVDDVDFWDFPDSDIRDTPQLRTKIAETITAQAPDVVVTIYSGPEWAPGAPNQRDHIEFANAVAHAYDSLSDPPCWLFENGPQMTHGETVDGYLDHAVAALAAHQKYLSVLDPDTPVIEQARKQVGMSAAPHPEFDGAPTVGFILKRSAC is encoded by the coding sequence GTGCTTGCAGTACAACCTTTTCCGTCCGACTGGCGCACCTGCCTGGTTCTGGTGCCCCACCCCGACGATCCCGAATACGGCATCTGCGCGGCGGTCGCCAAGTGGACATCGGCGGGCAAGACGGTCCGCTACGCGCTGGCGTGCCGGGGTGAGCGCGGCATCGCCGGAATGGCACCCGAACAGGCCGGCCCGCTGCGCGAGATCGAACAGCGCCGGTCCGCGGCGATCGTCGGCGTGGACGACGTCGACTTCTGGGACTTTCCCGACAGCGATATCCGCGACACCCCGCAACTGCGCACCAAAATCGCCGAGACGATCACCGCGCAGGCGCCCGACGTCGTGGTGACGATCTACAGTGGCCCGGAGTGGGCGCCAGGTGCGCCGAACCAGCGTGACCACATCGAATTCGCCAACGCCGTTGCGCACGCCTACGATTCACTATCCGACCCGCCGTGCTGGCTGTTCGAGAACGGCCCGCAGATGACCCACGGGGAAACCGTCGACGGCTATCTGGACCACGCCGTCGCCGCGCTTGCCGCCCACCAGAAGTACCTGTCGGTGCTCGACCCCGACACCCCGGTCATCGAGCAGGCGCGCAAGCAGGTGGGTATGTCGGCCGCGCCGCATCCGGAGTTCGACGGCGCGCCCACCGTCGGCTTCATCCTCAAGCGGTCCGCCTGCTAG
- a CDS encoding enoyl-CoA hydratase, which yields MTTEDLVLVTDRGPVRVLTMNRPAARNALSRELIRTLYAALTQADADDDVRAVVLTGADPAFCAGVDLKEAQRDGLAYFEEFRSQSCIAATADMRTPIIGAVNGATFTGGLEMALGCDFLVASERAVFADTHARVGILPGGGMTARLPQVVGLAMARRLSMTGEVVDAKRAERIGLVTEVVTHDRLLDRAVELAAQIAEVPGPIMLGLKEIYTTGAAAVIDPALGAEERIAFAQHRDYEGLGDQFRAVSERNKRQIDR from the coding sequence ATGACCACCGAAGACCTCGTTCTCGTCACCGACCGTGGTCCGGTGCGGGTGCTGACGATGAACCGGCCCGCCGCCCGCAACGCGCTGAGCCGCGAGTTGATCCGCACCCTGTACGCGGCGTTGACACAGGCCGATGCCGACGACGACGTCCGCGCCGTGGTGCTGACCGGTGCCGACCCGGCGTTTTGCGCGGGCGTGGACCTCAAGGAGGCCCAGCGTGACGGGCTGGCCTACTTCGAGGAGTTCCGGTCGCAGAGCTGCATCGCCGCGACCGCCGACATGCGCACGCCGATCATCGGTGCGGTCAACGGTGCGACGTTCACCGGCGGCCTCGAGATGGCCCTTGGTTGCGATTTTCTCGTCGCATCGGAGCGGGCGGTGTTCGCCGACACCCACGCCCGGGTCGGCATCCTGCCCGGCGGCGGCATGACCGCACGGCTGCCCCAGGTGGTCGGCCTGGCGATGGCGCGGCGGCTGTCGATGACCGGCGAGGTGGTCGATGCGAAACGTGCCGAACGCATCGGGTTGGTGACCGAGGTCGTCACCCACGACCGTCTGCTGGACCGGGCTGTGGAGTTGGCGGCTCAGATCGCCGAGGTGCCGGGCCCGATCATGCTCGGGCTCAAGGAGATCTACACGACCGGGGCGGCAGCCGTCATCGACCCGGCGCTGGGCGCCGAGGAGAGGATCGCCTTTGCCCAGCACCGCGATTACGAGGGGTTGGGCGACCAGTTCCGGGCGGTGAGCGAGCGCAACAAACGGCAGATCGACCGCTGA
- a CDS encoding NADH-quinone oxidoreductase subunit M — MVTSFPWLTVLWAVPMVGAAVVILLPAAQRALAKWLALGVSVVVLVITAFLAVRFEPGGEQYQFVESHRWIPSFGTGYILGLDGIALAIVGLAAVLVPLLIIAGWNDVSDHAAWGGRSTHAYFALTLAVEGMVIMSLVSLDVLLFYVFFEAMLIPMYFLIGGFGGGEGRSKAAVKFLLYNLFGGLIMLAAVIGLYVVTAQSDAFAGGTFDFREIVAAVSSGEFVVNPAVMNLLFLGFMFAFAVKAPLWPFHRWLPDAAVEATPASAVLMMAVMDKVGTFGMLRYCLQLFPDASTVFRPLIITLAAIGIVYGAVVAIGQTDVMRLIAYTSISHFGFIILGIFVMTSQGQSGSTLYMVNHGLSTAALFLIAGFLVSQRGTRLINAYGGVQKVAPILAGTFLVAGLATLSLPGLAPFISEFLVLIGTFTRYPLLAVFASSALVLSSIYILWTYQRMMGGPVPDELATGKDKVRDLVPREILVVTPLIALLLVLGVYPKPVLDVINPAVTHTLTTIDQPDPVPQIAEGPTP, encoded by the coding sequence ATGGTGACCTCCTTTCCCTGGTTGACGGTGCTGTGGGCGGTGCCGATGGTGGGCGCCGCCGTGGTGATCCTGCTGCCCGCCGCGCAGCGCGCGTTGGCCAAATGGCTGGCGCTTGGGGTCTCGGTCGTGGTGCTGGTCATCACGGCGTTCCTCGCGGTGCGCTTCGAGCCCGGCGGCGAGCAGTACCAGTTCGTCGAATCCCACCGCTGGATACCGTCGTTCGGCACCGGCTACATCCTGGGCCTGGACGGCATCGCGCTGGCGATCGTCGGTCTGGCCGCGGTGTTGGTGCCGCTGCTGATCATCGCCGGCTGGAACGACGTCAGCGACCACGCTGCATGGGGCGGGCGCTCCACGCATGCCTACTTCGCGCTGACGCTGGCTGTCGAGGGCATGGTCATCATGTCGCTCGTCTCGCTGGACGTGCTGCTGTTCTACGTGTTCTTCGAAGCGATGCTGATCCCGATGTACTTCCTCATCGGCGGCTTCGGCGGCGGCGAGGGACGTTCCAAGGCGGCGGTGAAGTTCCTGCTGTACAACCTGTTCGGTGGCCTGATCATGCTCGCCGCGGTGATCGGACTGTACGTGGTCACCGCGCAGAGCGATGCGTTCGCCGGCGGCACGTTCGACTTCCGCGAGATCGTGGCCGCGGTGTCCAGCGGCGAGTTCGTCGTCAACCCCGCGGTGATGAACCTGCTGTTCCTCGGTTTCATGTTCGCGTTCGCGGTCAAGGCGCCGCTGTGGCCGTTCCACCGCTGGCTGCCCGACGCCGCCGTCGAGGCCACGCCGGCCAGCGCGGTGCTGATGATGGCGGTGATGGACAAGGTCGGCACGTTCGGCATGCTGCGGTACTGCCTGCAGTTGTTCCCGGACGCCTCAACGGTTTTCCGGCCGCTGATCATCACGCTCGCCGCGATCGGCATCGTGTACGGCGCGGTCGTGGCGATCGGCCAGACCGACGTGATGCGGTTGATCGCTTACACGTCGATATCGCACTTCGGGTTCATCATTCTCGGTATCTTCGTGATGACCAGCCAGGGGCAGTCTGGTTCGACGCTGTACATGGTCAACCATGGCCTTTCCACGGCCGCACTGTTCCTGATCGCCGGGTTCCTGGTGTCGCAGCGGGGCACTCGCTTGATCAACGCGTACGGCGGCGTGCAGAAGGTGGCGCCGATCCTGGCGGGCACCTTCCTGGTCGCCGGGCTGGCGACCTTGTCGCTACCCGGATTGGCTCCCTTCATCAGCGAGTTCCTGGTTCTCATCGGCACATTCACCCGGTACCCGCTGCTGGCGGTGTTCGCGTCCTCGGCGCTGGTCCTGTCCTCCATCTACATCCTGTGGACCTATCAGCGGATGATGGGCGGCCCGGTGCCCGACGAACTCGCCACCGGCAAAGACAAGGTCCGCGACCTCGTGCCGCGCGAAATCCTCGTCGTCACACCGCTCATCGCGTTGCTACTGGTATTGGGGGTATATCCCAAACCTGTACTGGACGTGATCAACCCCGCGGTCACCCACACCCTGACCACCATCGACCAGCCTGATCCGGTACCCCAGATCGCGGAAGGGCCGACGCCATGA
- a CDS encoding phosphotransferase family protein produces the protein MATEPAVEDVSRLEHSSRDVSTLPDVMSRWLSTVLPDGATPEITVESGVDANGMSSETIILTGRWDQDGQRQEQKWVARIAPAERDVPVFSSYRMDHQFDVIRLVGEKTDVPVPPVRWLENSGSVLGTPFFLMEYVDGRVPPDVMPYTFGGNWFFDAPAEQQRELQDATVDVLAQLHSIPEPHNTFGFLDDGSDDNALRRNLNWLKSWYQFAVPDIGRSTLVEQALDWLEANWPTDAAAKDPVLVWGDSRVGNVLYSGFQPVAVLDWEMATLGPREMDAAWMIFAHMVFQELAGLAGLPGLPDFMREEDVKGTYAARTGVDLGDLQWFYVYSGVIWACVFMRTSARRVRFGEIEQPEDVESLFYHGALLKRLIGGEA, from the coding sequence ATGGCAACCGAACCGGCTGTCGAAGATGTCAGCCGCCTCGAACATTCCAGCCGCGACGTCAGCACCCTGCCCGACGTGATGTCGCGGTGGTTGTCGACGGTGCTGCCCGACGGCGCGACGCCGGAGATCACCGTGGAGAGCGGGGTCGACGCCAACGGCATGTCCTCGGAGACCATCATTCTCACCGGCCGCTGGGACCAGGACGGGCAACGCCAGGAGCAGAAGTGGGTCGCCCGCATCGCCCCCGCCGAACGGGACGTTCCGGTGTTCTCGTCGTACCGGATGGATCATCAGTTCGACGTCATCCGGTTGGTCGGCGAGAAAACCGATGTACCGGTGCCGCCGGTGCGCTGGCTGGAGAACAGCGGGTCGGTACTGGGCACGCCGTTCTTCCTGATGGAGTACGTCGACGGCCGGGTGCCCCCCGATGTCATGCCGTACACCTTCGGCGGCAACTGGTTCTTCGACGCACCCGCCGAACAGCAGCGAGAACTCCAAGACGCGACCGTCGACGTGCTGGCCCAACTGCACTCGATTCCCGAGCCGCACAACACCTTCGGCTTTCTCGATGACGGGTCCGACGACAATGCGTTGCGGCGCAACCTCAACTGGCTGAAGTCCTGGTATCAGTTCGCCGTACCCGACATCGGGCGCTCCACGCTCGTCGAGCAGGCCCTGGACTGGCTGGAGGCCAACTGGCCGACCGACGCCGCAGCCAAGGATCCGGTGCTGGTGTGGGGCGACTCGCGCGTCGGCAACGTGCTCTACTCCGGGTTCCAGCCCGTGGCCGTACTGGACTGGGAGATGGCCACGCTGGGGCCGCGCGAAATGGATGCCGCGTGGATGATCTTCGCGCACATGGTGTTTCAAGAGCTCGCAGGCCTGGCCGGCTTACCCGGCCTGCCCGACTTCATGCGCGAAGAAGACGTCAAGGGCACCTACGCCGCGCGCACCGGAGTGGACCTCGGTGACCTGCAATGGTTTTACGTCTACTCGGGGGTGATCTGGGCGTGTGTGTTCATGCGGACCAGCGCCCGGCGGGTTCGCTTCGGGGAGATCGAGCAACCCGAAGACGTCGAATCGCTGTTCTATCACGGGGCGCTGCTCAAGCGGCTCATAGGAGGAGAGGCCTGA